In the genome of Equus caballus isolate H_3958 breed thoroughbred chromosome 3, TB-T2T, whole genome shotgun sequence, the window AAGTGGCATGATCAGACACTAAGATTGTTTAGTGTTTATATACCATAAGTTACATGGTGAGCACTGTAGAACTCTTTCAGATTGATCACTTGTGCCCAGAGATGTGGGCTCAGATGCAGGTATGTTCTCTGCTCTGTTGCTGTAGCTAACTGATGAATTGTTCTGCAGTTTAAGTGCACATAGCGGTGTGAGCTACCATCTGTAGGCCCTTAAGTGCCCAGTGCAGTGCTGCATACATTATATCAATTCACATTCACAAGTACCCCTTGGCTATACTGGGATTTGAGTCAAAGACAGTAGGGCCTGGTCCCAAACTCAGCATTCTTTGCCCTGTCCCCGTACTGCTGAACTCCCTTGCTGTTCCTTGGCTCCCTTACtgaatcattttctctctcctcacagGCTGACGAAGACCCCATCATGGGGTTCCACCAGATGTTCCTATTAAAGAACATCAACGATGCTTGGGTTTGCACCAATGACATGTTCAGGCTTGCCCTGCACAACTTCGGCTGACCTCCTCCCAGCCAGGCACTCATGCTGtttgctcctccctcctcttcccagtACTATTCACACTCCTCCAGATGCTCCAAATATCATACACAAATGAGCAGGACCCGGTGGGAGTGGGCGCAGTGCGCTGCTGCTACTGAGGTGTTGTGCATGATGTTTGGAAGCTAGACTAGTTGCATCTGACAGGAGAAGTTTGTGTTGTACCAGCGCATGCCTTGGAAAGACTTAAGTAATGCAAAAggttgtctctctctttttttttttaatctactgaCAAGTTGCTCTAGTAACCcaaagaagtgaaggagaaagcaGCTGCCTCACCGCCCAGATAATTGATTTGTTCAGATGTTTCAATGCCTCATGATACAATAAAACCACGAAAATTTTCTTAACagtttaaattgttttaattagtTTAATAGTTGGCTGGGCATCAATAATTACCCTGCCCCATTAGCTCTCTCATGTCTCACCCTCCCACCTCTACCCCAACTCAGCAATACCGGTTGCAAGGAGAGAACTGCTGAAGCAGCACCCCCAGCTAGCTCTTCTCAGAAGCCCTGTGGGGCATAGTGTTCCCCTCCTCAGCCCACCTGGTCTTAGGAAAGTGAGCTGCAGACAGGGAAAGCTCAGGTCTGGCCTGAAGCTTCCCTCACACTGAAGCCTCTGCAGTCAGTTCTAACACCTCCTGTGACCTCTACACTGAGTCAAGTCAGGGCTCTAGTAACAGGAGAGATGACCCAGAATCCTGTTGAAGACGGAGAAGCCTTGGCAAAAATGGCCTATCAGGTTCAGGCCCTCTGGACTAAGGGCTCAGCAAGACCAAGTATGAGCAGAAGTTTGAGGGAGAGGGGCCTCTTCTATTCCCAGAAGGGTCAGGATCACATCCAGGGTGCCCCACAAACCCCAAGCCAAGCAGAGGGCAGCTCAGATCCTGTACTACCTGCTTCAGAAATCATTGCCCAAAGGCGAGTGCCCAGAACAGCCAGCCTCCAATGCCCACAGAGCTAGGCTCAGTTCGGTTGGAGTATAGACTTAAAGCTATGAAAGAAGGGAATCTGAGTCTGAGTCTGAGGGATTTATGCTCTAGGATTTCTTACCCCTCAGACCTCTGCAAGGTATCTATAGGCCACCGCCTTCTATTCCTTCCCTCACCACAGACACACCTTCACACTGTCTTCAAATCCCAGGAAGTCTTAGCTATTGGGGCAGTTTCTACTCAGTTTCAGAGACAGAGGCCTTGCCCAGTGCAAATCTAGCCCTTTGGCCCTGAGAAGTCTGGTGGTGTAAACCTGGTGGCAAGGTAGCAACTGCAGGCTAGAACCAAACCCAGGACTTGGGCTGGTGCCCTGTTAGGGGTTTTAGGATTGGTGAGGGCACCACAGCTATGCCTGACCTGTacccctgccttccctcctgcTCTATGAAGGAGGCTGAGGACTTCGGACCCCCACCAGTTGCCTGGCTACGCTGGGCACAGGGCTGGATGATGTGCTGTTTGAGGACAGCATACTCAGGAGATTTCAATGGAACTGATTTCTGGGCTGCTGTGTATTTGGGGGGTAGGGGTAGGGGAGAGAGGCAGATGCCTGCTGCCTCTTAAACCACCCTGTATAAAATCTGCAATACAGCTTCTTCCATGTACCTGTGCCTGAAATGTCTGCAATAAAGAGGTGTTTGTAATCTggtttctttcttcctgcctgaGGGTGCCAGGCTGATGCAACGGGATGCTGGGGGACAATGTGTTGTTTGTAGCGGGACCATCTCTCCTACCCTTGCAATTTCTGGGCCTTATGACTTTGCCAGTTCCCTCAGGTCTTGGGTTATACCGACCCATTTCCCAAAGGGGAAACCGAAGCTTCTGCCAATTCTCCTTGTTCCTGGGGGCTCTGAGGGACTGCAGCCTGGGTGGCTGAGTTGACCCTGTCCTAGGCCCATTATAAGTCCATGCTTTGGGAGTGGACATGTACCGGACAGGATATCCTGAGGCGGGTAGGGCTTTGGGCGGCCCAGTGTGTGGACATTTGCTCTAACTCAACCCCGCGGAACTCCCTCGGACCCGGTTGGCACAGGGGCTGGCCGGCCGAGGAGGACCGGCTCCAGGAGAGGCGAGGCGTCCGCCTCCAGACCGGAACCTTTCTTCTTCGCCGGGCGCAGGTTCCGGGAGCCGAGCTCGGACGGGCCGGAAGTGGAGGCGGTTGGTGGGGTTGGCGGGGCTCAGGGACGCAGCGCGGGCGGCGGTTTGCGGGCCGCGGGTGGACCGAGTGTAGTGACCGGCGCCCGGCTGTCTGGCCCCGGCGGGGCTGTGTGAGGCTGGACGGTGCGCGACGACAGGGAAACTAACGCGGCGCTGACGGGGTCCCCGCGGCTGGGCCCATGGCCTCCTCCTGCGCGAGCATCGACATCGAGGACGCCACGCAGCACCTGCGGGACATCCTCAAGCTGGACCGACCCGCTGGGGGTGAGCCGGGACAGTGAGGGTGGGTCCTCAGCGAGCGGGCAGTAGGGCGGCGCGGGCCTGGGCAGTCCTCGGGGCCCGCAGGTCCCTCAGGACCGGCTCTGCATCCTCCTGGCTGGTGAGGGCAGACGAAGGTGGAAGGGGTAATTCCCTGTGTGCTCACCGAAGGGCGTAGACCCCCAGGTGCGATCCCTCCCCATCCCGGAGCTGGGCTGTTCTGCCTCGTCCTTCAGCGTCTCAGCTGAAGGTGAGgccccttctctgactctgcagGGCGCCCCTGGTGTCCTGGCCCCAATGTCTCTAGTGTTCCTAGGACTGGCCAGGGTTCCCTACCCTTTTGCCATATAGTTCAGAGGCCTGGTCTGGGCTCTGTATGCCAAGTTCTGGGTCTAgacccaggcactgtgctgaggaaCCACCGATACCCCTTTGCAACTTGTCCTTCCTTCTGGAATACAGACTCCAGGCCTGCTGTTCTGAAACTGATTTTCAGGAGCAGTGTGACCAGCCCCAATTCCATAATCTTTCTGGGTTTAAGGCAAATCACAGGCTGCACAGCTCTGATTGGATTAAGCTACAAACGTCTCAAACCCTAGTTTATTTCCATTCCATTTAAACTTTACTTGGGCATGCACTAATACCTCAGAGCTGTTCCCTCGAAGAGCCCCCAGGACATCCATTATATTACAAGGTTGTAATATAATGCTGTTGTCATTGAAAGAGAGGAGTGTTTTGATATTGTGATGGGATTAGGGtcggtggggagggggctggggagtgcCTGAGAACAGATTCAAGAGAAAGGAGACAATGTTTAGACTAGGTCTTGTAATATGAATAGAGGTTTGGGTGTCAGGAAAGGCATTCTACAAAGAGGAAATAGCACATGTGAAGGTACCAAAGTTTCCTGGCAGGTTCAGGGACCATTGAAAAGTTGTAGTGGTTGAAAGACTGGCTGGTGATGGTGGTGTGGGTGTGCAGTGGCCAGAGCTGATAATTGGTCTTAATTCAGACCCTGCTCTTAAACCTGCTGGGAGACCCAAACTGGCTGCTTTTGGAAGCAGGCACTGGTGTTCACTCTGGGTTGGTTGCTACTCCCTGCTCCCTGAGAAAATCCATCTGCTGCCTGAAACTACTGAGTCCTTTGCCCCAGGCCTTGAGTGTGTGCTCCCTTTTCTCATGAGCTTGGCTTGGGCCTCTTATGGTCATCAGCTGCTCTGCAGACTAGACTCCACAAAGGTTTGGTAGAACCTGGCATGGCCAACCTTGTGCAGCTTGTTTGTTTGTCCTCATGGTAGCCTGCCTGGGAGGGAGAGTGGTCAGCTTACCCCTGAGCAGCTAAGGTGGCTCTGGTCCAAGTGAAGTGGCCTGGAGGCTTTCCTCTTAACTCCTTGTTTATTGATTGGCACTTGATTCCCCTGTTTGCCAAGTAGCTCTTGCTTGTCTCCTGTCACTGGAGGACCATGTCAGACCTCAGCAGTTATGTGACTCGAAACTTGCTATGTTCCTGAATGTGGACCCCTAGTCTCCTTGCCACCTGGGAGTTTTGGAGTGGTGTCTGAGCCTCTAAGGATGCTTGAAACTCAGTCAATGGCAAACAACTAAAGTACTGTCTTTCCTGGCTCTGCACCCTACCCCAACTCCtcctctttatttctctcctctttatCCAGCTCCTTCATGTCCATTTCTCCTGAGTTTTCCTGCCCAAGGTGGCTTCTTCTGAGCCATTTCTGTGTGGGGCAGGCTCCTTCCTTTCTTACTCCCACATCTTACCAGTGTCCTTCCATTCCTTAGGAGcccattctctcttctccaacCCCTGCCACTCCCTTGGTCTAGGCCCCGGTATCTCTCACCTAGATTCTCAACTATCCTACATGCTGCCTTAGAGCAGTCAATCCTCTGGGCAGAGCAGTCCCTATCACCTTCTCATTTAGAATTCTTTTGTGGCTCTCATTGCCACAGGGAGAATCTTagcacctgagccccatgcctaAAACCTCTACAGCCTTGttttccctccatccttcccatGTTTATGTATTCTGGCCACACTGGCTGTGATGGTGCCTCCTCTAAGAAATCTGTCCTAATTCTTCCCATTCTCTCCCTCAAGTAAACAGGGTTCCTCTGTACTGACCTGAGCCTGAGTATTAATTGGTCTCAGAGGATccttgatggcttgtctccctcCCCCAGGTAGAAGAGCCTTGTGTTCATCTTTGGTCTTGGCATATACTGGGTTCACCATTAGTGTTTCTGGAGAGATGAACAAAGGGCCCTCCTCCCCACTGACATACTGCGCTCAGTTGAATGTTCCTAGAGCACCCCATGGTTCTTGAATGAAGCTCTGCAGGAGGACAGGCCAGTGGGCAGGCAGAACAACCTCATCACTGTGGCCCTTTCTGTCCCCAGGCCCCAGTGCAGAGAGCCAGCGGCCATCTAATGCCTACAATGGGGACCTCAACGGGCTCCTGGTCCCAGACCCCCTCTGCTCAGGTGATGGTACTTCAACAAACAAGCCTGGTCTCCGGGCCATGCCACCTATTAATCTGCAGGAAAAGCAGGTCATGTGAGTGTCTGGGAGATGTCAGAGATGATGATGGGGTCTTTGGGGCATCTGCTAGCTGAAGGCATGAGATGGGGGAGAGAGGGGCCTCTGCTGCTTCCCCACTAGAAGACCTGGGGTGGAGCACAACCACACTGAGTTTGCACTAGGATGAGGGGCAAGGACATGCTCAGGAGTTTGGCCCGGATCTGAAGTTTGGGCTCCTGGTTTAGCATGGAAGTAAGCCTATTCACAAGGAGGGAGGTAAGCAAGGGGAGCTGTGGGTTTGGGGACCAATGGACCAGGCAGAGCTGGCCATCTGGGATGTGACAGCTTCACCAGAGTAGCCGTATTCTCTTCTCCTCCCAACCCTGCCCATTGAGACTTTGGGTGAACAAGAGTCAAGCTTGTGTACCCCTCCCCCTAGCTGCCTTTCAGGAGATGACAGCTCTACCTGCATCGGGATTTTGGCCAAGGAGGTGGAGATTGTGGCCAGCAGTGACTCTAGCATCTCTAGCAAGGCACGGGGGAGCAACAAGGTGGGCACCAGgatgttgtggcatgtatggtGGATGGGGGCacactcagcctctccctctcccctcccatgcTGCCAGTTCCTATGGGGACCATTTGATAGACAGGTAGTGTGCCTCAGTCTCAGGAAGCCAGGGTTGGCTGTCAAGTCTCAGTGGAAGCCTGGTCCCAAGAGTTGTGAATGGGTAGCTGGGCTCACACATGTGGCCTCTGCTGTtcccagggaggctgggggccACCTAGGCTCCAGGAAAGCTGTCCCAGCCCTCAGCTTCTATGACCTTCCTCACCCTTGCTTCCCAGGTGAAAATCCAGCCTGTTGCCAAGTATGACTGGGAGCAGAAATACTACTATGGCAACCTGATTGCTGTGTCCAATTCTTTCTTGGCCTATGCCATTCGGGGTGAGtatggcaggagggaggagggagatgtgCTAGAAGTCTGAGAGATGCAGATCCAGTGTCAGGCCACTCAGCCCACTCAGAGCTTATGGGTATAATGGAAGACTTGTCTGTGCTGTCTCACCTCTGCCAAACCTTGGAGGCCAAGTGGGAAAACTGAGCTTGAAACTCTAGTGGTATCAGACAAGCAAGTGCAGggcttctctgcttctccctcaTCCTGGATATTCACTCATGGCCTACCGCTCTCCTGATTCCAGCTGCCAACAATGGCTCAGCGATGGTGCGGGTGATCAGTGTCAGCACTTCAGAGCGGACCCTGCTCAAGGGCTTCACAGGCAGTGTAGCTGATCTCGCCTTTGCACACCTCAACTCCCCACAGCTGGCCTGCCTGGATGAGGCAGGCAACCTATTTGTGTGGCGCTTGGCTCTGGTTAATGGCAAAATTCAGTATCCTTTCCCATAGGGTGGGATGGGAGACTGATGAAAGGTGGGCAGAGCTCAGGCTGCCAGACACACGTCATCATCCACCTGTCTAGCCCTTAACGCCCTGCTCAGAGAAGAGATTTTGGTCCATATCCGGCAGCCAGAGGGCACACCACTGAACCACTTCCGTAGGATCATCTGGTGCCCCTTCATCCTCGAGGAGAGTGAGGACTGCTGTGAGGAGGGCAGCCCAACAGTGGCCCTCTTGCATGAGGACCGGGTGAGGGGGCTGGTcctggggggagaggagaggacagaacAACCGTGGTGTGGGCATGGGCTGAATACTCACCTCCCTGTACCCTCCAGGCTGAGGTGTGGGACCTGGACATGCTGCGCTCCAATCACAACACCTGGCCTGTGGATGTCAGCCAGATCAAGCAGGGCTTCATCGTGGTAAAAGGCCATAGCACGGTAAGCCCACAACTGATTGcctcccctgccttcccctcttCTTTATGTCCCACATCTATTCCCTGTACCCATAGTTGCCCAGGCAGCTTTACTGGCACTCTGCCCATGGGGACTCTGAGCACAAAGTGACCCTCACCTGTGCACCTCACACCTAACCGGGCTGCACCCCCCGGATCTGGTCGTCTCTACGACCACCCATTCGTTCATTCTTTCACACAAGAGTGTGGATTCACTGTTGGTCAGCCCAGCTTACTACCATCCCCATCTGAGAAGGGCTAGCTCCTACCTCTAGTCAAGTGGCAAAACAAGGCTCTTTGGTTTCTTCCCAGCGCCTAAGTGAAGGAGCCCTCTCCCCTGATGGGACTGTCCTAGCTACCGCAAGCCATGATGGTTTTGTCAAGTTCTGGCAGATCTACATTGAGGGCCAGGATGAGCCAAGGTAAGCCAGGGCCTGAGAGACTGGGACACATTCCCCACCCGCCAGATAAGGGACCAGATCACCCACTCAGGCCCCTCATCTGCCTGCCTGCAGGTGTCTGCATGAGTGGAAGCCACATGATGGGCgacccctctcctgcctcctgttcTGTGACAACCACAAGAAACAGGACCCTGAGTGAGTGagtgggcaggcaggcaggtggtgGGCTGGATCTTGGGTTCCCAGCAGGGGACCCAGCCAGCCACTCAGTGCCTTACTGCTTTGCAGGGTCCCTTTCTGGAGGTTCCTCATTACTGGCGCTGACCAGAATCGGGAGCTAAAGATGTGGTGCACAGTATCCTGGACCTGCCTGCAGACCATTCGGTAGGCAGGGGCGAGGGGGCTGGGAAGGAGTGGCAGGGTTGGGGATGTGGATGCTTTTCACCCTCTCAGTGTCATTCATCCTGCCTTGCGGCCCCTAGCTTCTCCCCGGATATCTTCAGCTCAGTGAATGTGCCCCCCAGCCTCAAGGTTTGCCTGGATCTCTCAGCAGAATACTTGATTCTCAGCGATGTGCAACGGAAGGTAGGCTGCAGGGGGGCACCCTGGGCAGAGCTGGTATCATCAGGGAGGGCAGGGTGTGTGGCACATCCATAGCCCTCACAGCCTCTGAGCTTAGCTGTGAATGCACTGCCTGTGCAGGTCCTCTATGTGATGGAGCTGCTGCAGAACCAGGAGGAGGGCCGTGCCTGCTTCAGCTCCATCTCTGAGTTCTTGCTCACCCACCCTGTGCTGAGCTTCGGTATCCAGGTTGTGAGTCGCTGCCGGCTGCGGCACACTGAGGTGCTGCCTGCTGAGGAGGAGAATGACAGCCTAGGGGCTGGTGAGCTGCTCAGGGTTGGGGATATATGTTCATATGTAGGGGagtactgaggcacagagggccaGGGGCTTAGTTGTCCACACTATCCTTGCAGATGGGACCCACGGAGCCAGTGCCATGGAGTCTGCAGCTGGTGTGCTCATCAAGCTTTTTTGTGTGCATACTAAGTGAGTGTACTGGGGAGATCCATCTGTGCCCTCTCTGTGCCCCTCCCCACTGTACTGACTCTAGCCCCTTGGAGCCCTCTCCTATTCTCCCCTTATCTTCCTGTAGGGCATTGCAGGATGTGCAGATCCGTTTCCAGCCACAGCTGAACCCTGATGTGGtggccccactccccacccaccctgcccaTGAGGACTTTGGTGAGTGAGAGGTGAGAGGGAAGTAGGTTAAACTGACTGAGGTCTGAGATGTGACTCAAATGGCAACTTTCCCCCCGTAGCATTTGGAGAGTCTCGGCCTGAACTGGGCTCCGAGAGCCTGGCTTCAGCTGCTCATGGCTCCCAGCCTGACCTCCGACGCATTGTGGAGCTGCCTGCACCTGCTGACTTCCTCAGTCTGAGCAGTGAGACCAAGCCCAAGCTGATGACACCTGACGCCTTCATGACACCTAGCGCCTCCCTGCAGCaggtgtgctgggggaggggtgtgagGCTCAGGGCAGGGGGCCTGGGAATGCCCCACCCACAGGCCAAAGCCCTCATTCTCTGCATCTTcccagatcactgcatcccccagtagtagcagcagcagcagtagcagcagcagcagcagcagcagcagcagcagctcctctctTACAGCTGTGTCTGCCATGAGCAGTACCTCAGCTGTGGACCCCTCCTTGCCCAGGTGAAGTGAGGGTCAGAGTTGGGGGATGGCAGCGGCTGGTTCCAAGTGATGCCAAGCTTTGGGTGCTTACTCCTCAGCCTTCCTGCCACCAGGCCACCTGAGGAGCTGACCTTGAGCCCCAAGCTGCAGCTGGATGGCAGTCTGACAGTGAGCAGCAGCAGTAGCCTGCAGGCAAGCCCACGCAGCCTCCTGCCCGGCCTGATCCCAGGTCCAGCTGACAAATTGACTTCCAAAGGACCTGGGCAGGTGTGTGTATAGGTGTGTGTGAAGTACAGAGTAGCAGGTATATGGCAGCAGGAAGGTTGGCAGCAGTTTCCTCCCACAGCACCCTGTCTGCTGGTCCTGCTCTGCCTCAGGTGGTCCATGTTTCCCCTGAGGTCATCTCATCCTCCCATATTCCCTGGAAGGCAGCTTCTCAGCCTCTccatccccacttcctctcctctTGGGCTGTGGCCATTTTTTACCTGCATCCCTCTTCCCTACTGTCCCATCTCTCATCACTACAAACACCAGTGCCTCATCTCTGTGCTTCCCCTACCCTGCTGCCTACTACCTAAGTCCCCATCTTTGGCCTACCTCAGgtgcctgctgctgctgctgcactATCCCTGGAGCTGCAGGAAGTGGAGCCCCTGGGGCTAACCCAGGCTTCCCCTAGCCGCACTCGCTCGCCGGATGTTATCTCCTCAGCTTCGACTGCCCTGTCCCAGGACATCCCTGAGATTGCATCTGAGGCCCTGTCCCGTGGCTTTGGCTCCTCTGCTCCTGAGGGCCTTGAGCCAGACAGTATGGCTTCAGCTGCCTCAGCACTGCACCTGCTGTCCCCACGGCCCCGACCAGGGCCTGAGCTTGGCTCCCAGCTTGGCCTAGATggaagccctggggatggggATCGGCATAGTACCCCTTCGCTCCTGGAGGCGGCCTTGACCCAGGAGGCCACAGCCCCTGACAGTCAGGTCTGGCCTACAGCACCAGACATTACTCGTGAGACCTGCAGCAGCCTGGCAGAGAGGTGAGGAGCTTGGGAGGGGGAAAGTGTGCTCATGGTAGGGACTTCAGATAGTCATCCACTGCTGAGTCAgcctgtctccccagccccaggaatGGCCTCCAGGAAAAGCACAAGAGCCTGGCCTTCCACCGACCACCTTATCACCTGCTGCAGCAACATGACAGCCAGGACGTCAGCGCTGAGCAAAGGTGGGTGCCACCCCACACTGTTCCTCTCACGAGGGTGGGCCAGCAAGTGAGTAGGCACTTATTCTTCTACTTCCCCTTCCCACAGTGACCACGATGATGAGGTAGCCAGCCTTGCCTCTGCTGCAGGGGGCTTTGGCACCAAAGTCCCCACTCCACGGCTGCCTGCCAAGGACTGGAAGACTAAGGGATCCCCTCGGGCCTCACCCAAGCTCAAGAGGAAGGGCAAGAAGGATGATGGGTAGGGGGGTGCTGAggctgggggggcggggtggtccccagcctgcctgcctgaCATGGCCTGAGGTGCTTCTCACCTATGGCAGGGATTCAGCCATGGGATCTCGGCTCATGGAGCACCAGGTAAGTAAGCAAACACCCTTTCTATTTCTGGGACTCCTCCCTGTAAGGTGGAGAAGGGCTCTGGGCCATTCCCTGGTCTGGTGTGTGGGGATGGGTGGAGCAGGCATCATGTGACTGTTAGTGCTGCTGGCAGGTGGCAGAGCTTCCTGAGGACTGGCCAGCATTAATTTGGCAACAGCAGAGAGAGCTGGCAGAGCTGCGGCACAGCCAAGAAGAGCTGCTGCAGCGTCTGTGCACCCAACTTGAGGGCCTGCAGAGCACTGTCATGGGCCATGTAGAACGTGCCCTAGAGTCACGACACGAGCAGGAGCGTATCCTTGTGGGTGGTGGCACAGCATGGCGTAGTGGTAGGGGAAGCCACAGCATTCTTGGCCCAGGAAGGGACATGGGATCTCCAGGCCTATTCCTTAGCTACAATGCAGAGCGGCGGCTGGAGCGGGCATTGGCTGAGGGGCAGCAGCGGGGTGGGCAGCTGCAGGAGCAGCTGACACAACAGCTGTCCCAGGCACTGTCTTCAGCTATGGCTGGGCGGTTGGAGCGGAGCATACGAGATGAGATCAAGAAGACGGTACCTCCGTGTGAGTTTTATATGGAGACTTCTTCTGGGAGGAcaaggtgggagtggggaggtaaCCTGTCAAGTTACCTCTCATGGCtccacctctccttcctcacctGTCCCAGGTGTCTCTAGGAGTCTGGAGCCCGTGGCAGGCCAACTGAGCAACTCAGTGGCCACCAAGCTCACAGCCGTGGAGGGTAGCCTGAAAGAGAATATCTCCAAGCTGCTAAAGTCCAAGGTGCTATTGGGCCCGAGATGAGGGAGGTTGGTGGTTGGTGGGCCTGGTCAGGCCAGCTGGGCTCAGGCTTTCAACTCGGCCCCTCCCTCTACCCCCAGAACTTGACTGACGCCATTGCCCGAGCAGCTGCAGACACATTACAGGGGCCAATGCAGGCTGCCTACCGTGAAGCCTTCCAGAGTGTGGTGCTGCCTGCCTTTGAGAAGAGCTGCCAGGCCATGTTCCAACAGATCAATGATAGCTTCCGACTGGGCACACAGgaatgtgagtggagtcatatgtCCCACTGTGAGAGGAGCTGTCCCCTTTTCCCTCACTGTCCCTCTCATGGCTCCCAtgatcacctctcagacttgcagcaGCTAGAGAGCCACATGAAGAGCCGGAAGGCACGAGAGCAGGAGGCACGGGAGCCTGTGTTGGCTCAGCTAAGGGGCCTGGTCAGCACACTGCAAGGTGCCACTGAGCAGATGGCAGCCACTGTGTCCAGCAGTGTTCGGGCTGAGGTGCAGCACCAGTTGCACGTGGCTGTGGGCAGGTATGTGGGCAGGGCACTGGGCAAGGTGTGGGTTTGGAAAGGGCCAGACCAGACTCTGTTTACGTCATCTCTCTCACTTCCCTTTGCAGCCTGCAGGAGTCAATTTTAGCACAAGTCCAACGCATTGTTAAGGGTGAGGTGAGTGTAGCACTCAAGGAGCAGCAGGCTGCCGTCACCTCTAGCATCATGCAGGCCATGCGCTCAGCAGCTGGCACTCCTGTCCCTGCTGCCCACCTCGACTGCCAGGCCCAGCAAGCCCATATTCTGCAGCTGCTGCAGCAGGGCCACCTCAATCAGGCCTTCCAGCAGGTATGTGAGGCGTTAGGCCCAGGTAAGGGTCAGATGCCTCCTGACAAGGCCCACACACTGTTCCACATGGGTACATTCCACTCTACCCATCAGGCTCTGCGCAGTCTGGCACTAGTGGAGAGTTCTTAGTTCTCTTTGGCCTCCAGGCCATTTCCCCTGCTTTTCCCTTTCCCTGgacccctttcttcctccctcaacCCTCCATGCTTCATGACCATCCTCAGGAAA includes:
- the EDC4 gene encoding enhancer of mRNA-decapping protein 4 isoform X2 is translated as MASSCASIDIEDATQHLRDILKLDRPAGGPSAESQRPSNAYNGDLNGLLVPDPLCSGDGTSTNKPGLRAMPPINLQEKQVICLSGDDSSTCIGILAKEVEIVASSDSSISSKARGSNKVKIQPVAKYDWEQKYYYGNLIAVSNSFLAYAIRAANNGSAMVRVISVSTSERTLLKGFTGSVADLAFAHLNSPQLACLDEAGNLFVWRLALVNGKIQEEILVHIRQPEGTPLNHFRRIIWCPFILEESEDCCEEGSPTVALLHEDRAEVWDLDMLRSNHNTWPVDVSQIKQGFIVVKGHSTRLSEGALSPDGTVLATASHDGFVKFWQIYIEGQDEPRCLHEWKPHDGRPLSCLLFCDNHKKQDPEVPFWRFLITGADQNRELKMWCTVSWTCLQTIRFSPDIFSSVNVPPSLKVCLDLSAEYLILSDVQRKVLYVMELLQNQEEGRACFSSISEFLLTHPVLSFGIQVVSRCRLRHTEVLPAEEENDSLGADGTHGASAMESAAGVLIKLFCVHTKALQDVQIRFQPQLNPDVVAPLPTHPAHEDFAFGESRPELGSESLASAAHGSQPDLRRIVELPAPADFLSLSSETKPKLMTPDAFMTPSASLQQITASPSSSSSSSSSSSSSSSSSSSSLTAVSAMSSTSAVDPSLPSLPATRPPEELTLSPKLQLDGSLTVSSSSSLQASPRSLLPGLIPGPADKLTSKGPGQVPAAAAALSLELQEVEPLGLTQASPSRTRSPDVISSASTALSQDIPEIASEALSRGFGSSAPEGLEPDSMASAASALHLLSPRPRPGPELGSQLGLDGSPGDGDRHSTPSLLEAALTQEATAPDSQVWPTAPDITRETCSSLAESPRNGLQEKHKSLAFHRPPYHLLQQHDSQDVSAEQSDHDDEVASLASAAGGFGTKVPTPRLPAKDWKTKGSPRASPKLKRKGKKDDGDSAMGSRLMEHQVAELPEDWPALIWQQQRELAELRHSQEELLQRLCTQLEGLQSTVMGHVERALESRHEQEQRRLERALAEGQQRGGQLQEQLTQQLSQALSSAMAGRLERSIRDEIKKTVPPCVSRSLEPVAGQLSNSVATKLTAVEGSLKENISKLLKSKNLTDAIARAAADTLQGPMQAAYREAFQSVVLPAFEKSCQAMFQQINDSFRLGTQEYLQQLESHMKSRKAREQEAREPVLAQLRGLVSTLQGATEQMAATVSSSVRAEVQHQLHVAVGSLQESILAQVQRIVKGEVSVALKEQQAAVTSSIMQAMRSAAGTPVPAAHLDCQAQQAHILQLLQQGHLNQAFQQALTAADLNLVLYVCETVDPGQVFGQPPCPLSQPVLLSLIQQLASDLGTRTDLKLSYLEEAVMHLDHSDPITRDHMGSVMAQVRQKLFQFLQAEPHNSLGKAARRLSLMLHGLVTPSLP